One Citricoccus sp. K5 DNA window includes the following coding sequences:
- a CDS encoding NAD(P)/FAD-dependent oxidoreductase has protein sequence MHADVLIVGAGPVGLFLAGLLAARGVDVTVLERREHPPEHSRAIGLHPPALDALAVLGLDRAAVAEGVTVRRGVGYGDGRLLGEITFDQAHPRYPFVLTLPQSRTEQLLAGHLERLAPGAVHRGVEVVAVEDHDAGAPVLVTARTVAGETRRWSAQMVVGADGAHSTVRRLAGVGVDRRDWGDSYLMGDFAESGSGPGAEPTAVIQLHRDGVVESFPLPGGQRRWVVHTGRQQRLESAGDLVALVRERWGERPGENTSELLELPHPATATMVSAFTVYRQLARRMVAGRTVVIGDAAHAISPIGGQGMTVGWLDALALAPLLTGLFQGPPDLGAFERDRLRAARRAARMAEVNMVLGRPLWAVARCGRDALARAALSTPAKHRLARLYSMGGVIQR, from the coding sequence ATGCACGCTGACGTCCTCATCGTCGGGGCCGGCCCCGTCGGCCTGTTCCTCGCCGGACTCCTCGCGGCCCGGGGCGTGGACGTGACCGTGCTGGAGCGCCGAGAGCACCCTCCCGAGCACTCGAGGGCCATCGGCCTGCACCCGCCGGCTCTGGACGCGCTCGCGGTCCTGGGCCTGGACCGGGCCGCCGTGGCCGAGGGCGTCACGGTGCGCCGCGGGGTCGGCTACGGGGACGGCCGGTTGCTGGGCGAGATCACCTTCGATCAAGCCCATCCGCGGTACCCGTTCGTCCTGACCCTGCCGCAGTCACGGACCGAGCAGCTGCTGGCTGGCCACCTCGAGCGGCTCGCCCCCGGTGCCGTTCATCGCGGCGTCGAGGTTGTGGCGGTCGAGGATCACGACGCCGGCGCGCCGGTTCTCGTGACCGCGCGGACGGTGGCGGGGGAGACCCGCCGGTGGTCGGCCCAGATGGTGGTGGGCGCCGACGGCGCCCACAGCACGGTGCGGCGCCTGGCCGGCGTCGGCGTTGACCGGCGGGACTGGGGAGACAGCTACCTCATGGGGGACTTCGCGGAAAGTGGCTCGGGTCCTGGCGCCGAACCGACCGCCGTCATCCAATTGCACCGGGACGGCGTGGTCGAGTCCTTCCCGCTGCCCGGCGGTCAACGCCGCTGGGTGGTGCACACCGGCCGGCAGCAGCGGCTGGAAAGTGCTGGGGACCTGGTGGCGTTGGTCCGCGAACGCTGGGGTGAGCGCCCGGGTGAGAACACGTCGGAACTACTGGAACTACCCCATCCCGCGACGGCCACCATGGTCAGCGCCTTCACGGTGTACCGGCAACTGGCCCGCCGGATGGTGGCGGGCCGGACAGTGGTCATCGGTGATGCGGCGCATGCAATCAGCCCGATCGGCGGCCAGGGCATGACCGTGGGCTGGTTGGACGCACTCGCCCTCGCGCCGTTGCTGACCGGGTTGTTCCAGGGGCCCCCGGACCTCGGCGCCTTCGAGCGGGACCGGCTCCGCGCCGCGCGTCGGGCCGCCCGGATGGCGGAGGTGAACATGGTCCTGGGGCGCCCGCTGTGGGCCGTGGCCCGCTGTGGACGTGACGCCCTGGCCCGCGCGGCCCTGTCCACACCGGCCAAGCACCGCCTGGCGCGGCTCTATTCGATGGGAGGGGTGATCCAACGGTGA
- a CDS encoding alpha/beta hydrolase has product MRSQMPPPSRQSSSRPSSRRRPRAAGAMLAVLALAGTLAACAPGGEPQPPGEPSPTDSSTAGLEEFYGQELAWEACDDYATTTIEQEVYEVVEGSECARMAVPLDYENPEGEEASVAVLRVPARGESQGPLVINPGGPGGSGLMGAVSAAAGMAESPVTEKFDMVGFDPRGVGATTPTIDCYSDAEADTGAVALGSQGTTVQFTEEDTRALMERCAEGSGGMEALTHVGTRDTARDMDVLREVLGQEKLTYLGQSYGTRLGAVYAEQFPERVRAMILDSAGDPTEGTLERRTNAYAGFQEAFDSLAEACAAEPDCPLGDDPAQATERFQEIMQPLRENPVPAQDVELTFDAAVGGMIAGLYSPQNWEDIITGIREVEQGRGDTLLQLGYAFSLRDPEGGWTNQNEANHAINCMDEERLSTEEGAQLRQQTYEQAPFMDPGVDVSDGAREGCEHWPAEPTLGFPHAQDIEGLPETLVVALTQDPTTPYAGSEAMAASLGSSLLTVEGQGHTIVATGLNDCVNQVAADYLIDLKTPEEGASCTL; this is encoded by the coding sequence ATGCGCAGCCAGATGCCTCCACCGTCACGTCAATCTTCATCCCGGCCATCATCACGACGGCGGCCGCGCGCCGCCGGCGCGATGCTCGCGGTCCTGGCCCTCGCCGGCACGTTGGCGGCCTGCGCCCCGGGAGGTGAACCGCAGCCCCCGGGGGAGCCGTCGCCCACGGATTCCTCGACGGCCGGACTCGAGGAGTTCTACGGCCAGGAACTGGCGTGGGAGGCGTGTGACGACTATGCGACCACCACCATCGAGCAGGAGGTCTACGAGGTGGTGGAGGGCTCCGAGTGCGCGCGGATGGCGGTCCCGCTGGACTATGAGAACCCGGAGGGCGAGGAAGCCTCCGTGGCCGTGCTGAGGGTCCCTGCACGGGGCGAGTCCCAGGGGCCGCTGGTCATCAACCCGGGTGGCCCAGGCGGGTCCGGGTTGATGGGTGCGGTGAGCGCTGCGGCAGGCATGGCGGAGAGTCCCGTCACGGAGAAGTTTGACATGGTCGGCTTCGATCCCCGCGGCGTCGGCGCCACCACTCCGACGATCGACTGCTATTCGGATGCCGAGGCGGACACGGGGGCGGTGGCGCTGGGTTCCCAAGGCACCACGGTGCAGTTCACGGAGGAGGACACCCGAGCGCTGATGGAGCGGTGCGCCGAGGGCTCCGGGGGCATGGAAGCCCTCACGCATGTGGGTACCCGGGACACCGCTCGGGACATGGACGTGCTGCGAGAGGTCCTGGGCCAGGAGAAGCTCACCTACCTCGGGCAGAGCTACGGCACCCGCCTCGGGGCCGTCTATGCCGAGCAGTTCCCCGAGCGGGTCCGGGCCATGATCCTGGACAGTGCCGGGGATCCCACGGAGGGCACCCTCGAGCGGCGGACCAATGCCTATGCCGGCTTCCAGGAGGCCTTCGACAGTCTGGCGGAGGCTTGCGCAGCGGAGCCCGATTGCCCGCTGGGTGACGATCCGGCCCAGGCAACGGAGAGGTTCCAGGAGATCATGCAACCGCTGCGGGAGAACCCGGTACCCGCACAGGACGTCGAGCTGACCTTTGACGCTGCGGTCGGTGGGATGATCGCTGGCCTGTACTCGCCACAGAACTGGGAGGACATCATCACCGGGATCCGGGAGGTCGAGCAGGGCCGCGGGGACACCCTGTTGCAGCTGGGCTACGCGTTCAGCCTGCGTGATCCGGAGGGCGGCTGGACCAACCAGAATGAGGCGAACCACGCCATCAACTGCATGGACGAGGAGCGCCTGAGCACGGAGGAAGGGGCTCAGCTGCGGCAGCAGACCTATGAGCAGGCCCCGTTCATGGATCCGGGAGTGGACGTCAGCGACGGCGCCCGCGAGGGCTGCGAGCACTGGCCGGCTGAGCCGACCCTCGGCTTCCCCCATGCCCAGGACATCGAGGGCCTGCCGGAGACCCTGGTGGTGGCCCTCACGCAGGATCCGACCACCCCGTATGCGGGTTCGGAGGCCATGGCCGCCTCGCTCGGCAGTTCCCTGCTGACGGTGGAGGGGCAGGGGCACACGATTGTGGCCACGGGCCTCAACGACTGCGTGAACCAGGTCGCGGCGGACTACCTGATCGACCTGAAGACTCCCGAGGAGGGGGCGAGCTGTACCCTGTGA
- the glmM gene encoding phosphoglucosamine mutase → MSRLFGTDGVRGLANGILTVELSIQLAQSAAMVLGHQETHGRRPVAVVARDPRISGEFIISAVSAGLASAGVDVYDAGVLPTPAAAFLVDDLEADFGVMISASHNPAPDNGIKFLARGGEKLTDDQEDAIQRQMEEEPHRPTGADVGRIQRFADAEDRYILHLLKTLPHRLDGLKVVLDCAHGAAAGCSPEVFKAAGADVVVIGADPDGININDGYGSTHLEKLQAKVVETGADFGIAHDGDADRCLAVDATGTVVDGDQIMGILAVALKDGGRLKEDTLVVTVMSNLGLKLAMQREGVRLVETKVGDRYVLAGMKHGSYSLGGEQSGHVIFSDYATTGDGVLTGLQLGARMAESGQTLAELAGVMERLPQVLINVKDVDRDRAAEDAEVQAAVADAEARLGETGRVLLRPSGTEPVVRVMVEASDEEQARREAEDLATVVERELALSADPV, encoded by the coding sequence ATGAGCAGATTATTCGGAACCGACGGCGTCCGTGGCCTGGCCAACGGCATCCTGACCGTCGAATTGTCGATCCAGCTGGCCCAGTCCGCCGCCATGGTGCTGGGGCACCAGGAGACCCACGGGCGCCGCCCGGTCGCCGTGGTGGCCCGTGACCCCCGCATCAGTGGCGAGTTCATCATCTCTGCGGTCTCGGCCGGTCTGGCCAGTGCGGGCGTGGACGTCTACGACGCCGGCGTGCTCCCCACCCCGGCCGCCGCCTTCCTGGTGGACGACCTGGAGGCGGACTTCGGCGTGATGATCTCCGCCTCCCACAACCCGGCCCCGGACAACGGCATCAAGTTCCTGGCGCGCGGTGGCGAGAAGCTCACCGACGATCAGGAGGACGCCATCCAGCGTCAGATGGAGGAGGAGCCGCACCGGCCGACCGGCGCCGACGTCGGGCGCATCCAGCGCTTCGCGGACGCCGAGGACCGCTACATCCTGCACTTGCTCAAGACCCTGCCGCACCGCCTCGACGGACTGAAGGTCGTGCTCGACTGCGCCCACGGTGCCGCCGCCGGGTGCTCGCCGGAGGTCTTCAAGGCCGCCGGCGCCGACGTCGTGGTGATCGGGGCGGACCCGGACGGCATCAATATCAATGACGGCTACGGCTCCACCCACCTGGAGAAACTCCAGGCCAAGGTGGTGGAGACCGGTGCGGACTTCGGCATCGCCCATGACGGCGACGCCGACCGGTGCCTGGCCGTGGACGCCACCGGCACGGTGGTGGACGGGGACCAGATCATGGGGATCCTCGCGGTGGCCCTCAAGGACGGCGGCCGCCTCAAGGAGGACACCCTCGTGGTGACCGTGATGAGCAACCTCGGCCTGAAGCTGGCCATGCAACGCGAGGGCGTCCGCCTGGTGGAGACCAAGGTCGGGGACCGGTACGTGCTGGCCGGCATGAAGCACGGCAGCTACTCCCTGGGTGGCGAGCAGTCCGGCCACGTGATCTTCTCCGACTACGCCACCACCGGCGACGGTGTGCTGACCGGCCTGCAGCTGGGCGCCCGCATGGCCGAGAGTGGCCAGACCCTGGCCGAGCTGGCCGGCGTGATGGAACGCCTCCCGCAGGTGCTCATCAACGTCAAGGACGTGGACCGGGACCGTGCGGCCGAGGACGCCGAGGTGCAGGCCGCGGTGGCCGACGCCGAGGCCCGCCTGGGCGAGACCGGCCGGGTGCTGCTGCGTCCGTCCGGGACCGAGCCCGTGGTCCGCGTGATGGTGGAGGCCTCCGACGAGGAGCAGGCCCGCCGCGAGGCCGAGGACTTGGCCACGGTGGTCGAGCGCGAACTCGCGCTCTCCGCCGACCCGGTCTGA
- a CDS encoding LuxR C-terminal-related transcriptional regulator, producing the protein MPDPSSTAPSLRDSASQTHPALDRFLALPHSGERLLVVDAPPCTGAQQFAHGWAGRPDRVLRWEPQQARWTNGHEIISRVGALLEEDDAGRVAVVAGPRAPVGHLAAAFPARTVNVRDMLLTEAEIRALASQLMTQARASTGTGGDRQDLPPPPLPLTPQRIHRLTGGWLVPATILLTDPRGFQAAERSLYSGLRQWLYARNAEGSFGQVAYLPALTEQVIDRFSPRGLGPLPSMGELEALGLIVRDATSGWFMPPLVRTCLRDSMQEDHPRLVPELHRAAEEALSAAGEVEAAVGLAVRGRAWRRLWDLLLEYWPDLYVQNAPALAAAVKYVPRVDLGGMDATGMLSRLLSATTADTIRFSPSAAPPDHAGDAVAHQLRTTTAKLYLRPDQQALTLGMIEASHLRQSGLFAESADAVLRLQEALGVALGFRRVRPVMAAVVELQTGISLHLADRLAEAETAYEAAYRRAEHGGVDFVLADAAGKLALLCAQRGNTAPARQWLVKVDKPFARLKWGRSMVGFAAELARVHIALTEVNLPAARAVLDRLPAEPDTDEFWASHAALLARVANHAGRSDEAARRVAEWRRERPSAAQSPLAARLFAEAFLAARMGMGDRSEMPGWDQHQSLANLEALRCLLADNPDGALRALRLPVRTGQRHRNKAAIIGVLTLSGATPETADDFVVQRLATIHRHGGELEDLAAFHLLGWTPVFRAAGMLDEDEAARLARLPSPTLAVPSAPVLTPREREVLQSLRAGMSRREMARRTYRSENTIKGQIRSLYAKLGASSAAEAVERARHFGL; encoded by the coding sequence AGCAGGCTCGCTGGACGAACGGTCACGAGATCATCAGCCGGGTGGGAGCGCTCCTGGAGGAGGACGACGCCGGCCGCGTCGCCGTCGTCGCCGGCCCGCGGGCCCCGGTGGGTCACCTGGCCGCCGCCTTCCCGGCGCGGACCGTCAACGTCCGGGACATGCTCCTGACGGAGGCCGAGATCCGTGCCCTGGCCTCACAGCTGATGACACAGGCGAGGGCCAGCACGGGCACCGGTGGTGACCGGCAGGATCTGCCACCACCGCCGCTGCCACTGACGCCGCAGCGGATCCACCGGCTCACGGGAGGCTGGCTCGTCCCGGCCACCATCCTCTTGACCGATCCGCGCGGGTTCCAGGCGGCCGAACGGTCCCTGTACTCCGGCCTCCGGCAATGGCTGTACGCGCGGAACGCGGAGGGCAGCTTCGGCCAGGTCGCATACCTGCCGGCGTTGACAGAACAGGTCATCGACCGCTTCAGCCCCCGCGGGCTGGGACCGCTGCCCAGCATGGGAGAGCTCGAGGCCCTGGGACTGATCGTCCGGGACGCCACCAGCGGATGGTTCATGCCCCCGCTGGTCCGCACCTGCCTGCGTGATTCCATGCAGGAGGATCACCCGCGCCTGGTTCCGGAGCTGCACCGGGCGGCTGAGGAGGCGTTGTCCGCGGCCGGCGAGGTCGAGGCCGCCGTCGGGCTGGCGGTCCGGGGCCGGGCCTGGAGGCGGCTGTGGGACCTGTTGCTGGAGTACTGGCCGGACCTCTATGTGCAGAATGCGCCCGCCCTGGCGGCGGCGGTCAAGTACGTTCCCCGGGTGGACCTGGGCGGGATGGACGCCACCGGAATGCTTTCCCGCCTGCTGTCCGCCACCACTGCCGACACCATCCGGTTCTCCCCGTCCGCCGCCCCGCCGGACCACGCCGGGGATGCGGTGGCCCATCAGCTCCGTACCACCACGGCCAAGCTGTACCTCAGACCGGATCAGCAGGCCTTGACCCTGGGCATGATCGAGGCGAGTCACCTGCGCCAGTCCGGGCTCTTCGCCGAGTCCGCCGATGCCGTCCTCCGGCTCCAGGAGGCCTTGGGCGTGGCGCTGGGCTTCCGCCGGGTCCGGCCCGTGATGGCCGCGGTGGTGGAGCTGCAGACCGGCATCTCCCTGCACCTGGCCGACCGGCTCGCAGAGGCCGAAACCGCCTATGAGGCGGCCTACCGCAGGGCCGAGCACGGCGGCGTGGACTTCGTGCTGGCGGACGCGGCCGGCAAGCTGGCCCTGCTGTGCGCTCAGCGGGGGAACACAGCCCCCGCACGGCAGTGGCTGGTGAAGGTGGACAAACCCTTCGCCCGGCTGAAGTGGGGCCGGTCCATGGTCGGCTTCGCGGCCGAGCTCGCCCGCGTCCACATCGCGCTGACCGAGGTAAACCTGCCCGCCGCGCGGGCCGTCCTGGACCGGCTGCCCGCCGAGCCGGACACGGACGAGTTCTGGGCCAGCCACGCCGCATTGCTGGCCCGGGTGGCCAACCACGCCGGCCGCAGCGACGAGGCGGCCCGGCGGGTGGCCGAATGGCGCCGCGAACGGCCGTCCGCGGCGCAGTCGCCGCTGGCGGCCCGGCTCTTTGCGGAGGCCTTCCTCGCCGCCCGGATGGGCATGGGGGACCGCAGCGAGATGCCCGGGTGGGATCAGCACCAGTCACTGGCGAACCTGGAGGCCTTGCGGTGCCTGCTGGCCGACAATCCTGACGGCGCATTACGGGCCCTGCGCCTGCCGGTGCGGACCGGCCAGCGCCACCGGAACAAGGCCGCGATCATCGGCGTGCTGACCCTCAGCGGCGCCACACCGGAGACTGCGGACGACTTCGTGGTGCAACGCCTCGCCACGATCCATCGCCACGGCGGCGAGCTTGAGGACCTTGCGGCCTTTCACCTGCTCGGGTGGACCCCGGTCTTCCGGGCGGCGGGGATGCTCGACGAGGACGAGGCGGCCCGGCTGGCCCGGCTGCCCTCGCCCACCCTCGCCGTCCCCTCCGCGCCGGTGCTGACGCCGCGGGAACGCGAGGTGCTCCAGTCCCTGCGGGCGGGCATGTCCCGGCGGGAGATGGCCAGGAGAACCTACCGCTCCGAGAACACCATCAAGGGCCAGATCCGCAGCCTGTACGCCAAGCTCGGCGCCTCCAGTGCGGCGGAGGCCGTGGAACGGGCGCGCCACTTCGGTCTCTGA
- a CDS encoding class I SAM-dependent methyltransferase: MDYPDCDLAALHRTYRGFGVVNPVVAGWQLTYRRWIRPLLDPARTVTVLDIGSGGGDRPRALARQARRDGFRVNITAIDPDARAHAWATARPPAPGLAFSRATSGDLVAAGERYDVVVSNHLLHHLDPEALEGLLADSERLAVHRAIHSDIRRSPAAYALFSAGAGLASPLFPGSFIRSDGLASIRRSYTPDELTAVLRPGWRVHTQLPWRNLAVWDAR; encoded by the coding sequence ATGGACTACCCCGACTGTGACCTGGCGGCGCTGCACCGCACCTACCGTGGCTTCGGCGTGGTCAACCCGGTGGTCGCCGGCTGGCAGCTGACCTACCGGCGCTGGATCCGCCCGCTGCTGGACCCGGCCCGCACCGTCACGGTCCTGGACATCGGCTCCGGCGGCGGAGACCGGCCCCGCGCCTTGGCACGTCAGGCCCGGCGGGACGGCTTCCGCGTGAACATCACGGCCATTGACCCCGACGCGCGGGCCCACGCCTGGGCGACCGCGCGCCCCCCTGCGCCGGGGCTGGCCTTCAGCCGGGCCACCAGCGGGGACCTGGTGGCCGCCGGGGAGCGGTATGACGTGGTGGTGTCCAACCACCTGCTGCATCACCTGGACCCGGAGGCGCTCGAAGGCCTGTTGGCCGACTCGGAGCGGCTGGCCGTGCACCGGGCCATCCACTCGGATATCCGCCGCAGCCCCGCCGCCTACGCCCTCTTCTCGGCGGGGGCGGGCCTGGCGAGTCCGCTGTTCCCCGGCTCGTTTATCCGCTCCGACGGGCTCGCCTCGATCCGCCGCAGCTACACCCCGGATGAACTCACCGCCGTGCTGCGCCCCGGCTGGCGGGTGCATACGCAGCTGCCCTGGCGGAACCTCGCGGTGTGGGATGCACGCTGA
- a CDS encoding sulfite exporter TauE/SafE family protein — protein MTLGLVLAAVAAILVGSTLQRLSGTGVGLVVAPVLALLMGPALGVFVTNSTTVVSGFLIMLAVIRDVDWKRYLLFLPMALLGAVPAAFMVRELDAAWLNIVIGAVVLVALALTFGTPSVPRIRSPFLTAAAGAVGGFLNTSAGVAAPAMVMYSRFARWDQRSFAATMQPTFMTMGIFSVGTKLAVGATTFDQLPPWWLFPIIVVTVVVGIRLGAWLAGKVSLRTARTVAITLAGLGGAVAVVRGVLMLA, from the coding sequence GTGACCCTGGGGCTCGTGCTCGCCGCAGTGGCCGCCATCCTGGTCGGCTCGACGCTGCAGCGGCTCTCCGGTACCGGGGTGGGGCTGGTGGTGGCCCCCGTGCTGGCCCTGCTGATGGGGCCGGCGCTCGGGGTCTTCGTGACGAACTCGACCACGGTGGTCTCCGGCTTCCTCATCATGCTGGCCGTGATCAGGGACGTGGACTGGAAACGCTACCTGCTCTTCCTGCCCATGGCCCTGCTGGGTGCGGTCCCGGCGGCCTTCATGGTGCGGGAACTCGATGCGGCGTGGTTGAACATCGTCATCGGTGCGGTGGTGCTGGTGGCCCTGGCCCTGACCTTCGGGACGCCGTCTGTGCCCCGGATCCGCTCTCCGTTCCTGACGGCCGCCGCCGGAGCGGTCGGAGGGTTCCTCAACACGAGTGCCGGGGTGGCAGCACCGGCCATGGTGATGTACTCGAGGTTCGCCCGCTGGGACCAGCGGTCCTTCGCCGCCACCATGCAGCCGACGTTCATGACCATGGGGATCTTCTCCGTCGGGACGAAGCTGGCGGTGGGCGCCACGACGTTCGACCAGCTCCCGCCGTGGTGGCTGTTCCCGATCATCGTGGTCACCGTGGTGGTCGGCATCCGGCTGGGCGCCTGGCTGGCCGGGAAGGTCTCGCTGCGAACCGCGCGGACGGTGGCCATCACCCTGGCCGGATTGGGCGGGGCCGTGGCTGTGGTCCGCGGGGTGCTGATGCTGGCCTGA
- a CDS encoding type III polyketide synthase: MTALLRSLHTAVPPTVLHQEEVRDVLAAQPGLSRLGTRLVTAAFNASGIERRHTVVEEWQDGGRGTGSGTGTFFDPETGHILNPSTGVRNTVFTDHANDLYERAARGALEACPDLRPEDVTHVITVSCTGFFSPGPDYQLVRRLGLAATTKRIHLGFMGCYAAIPALREAAALCEADPAAVVLVVSAELCTVHVRVANDQDTIVGASLFSDGAGAAIVTGETAEDKEGAAAGTNRTPALRLDGFATVLTPVGEEAMAWNIGDHGFEMILGTYVPHIIDEHITGALEPLLAAEPELAARPYAELEHWAIHPGGRSILDKVQARLELTDAQLAPARDTLRDYGNMSSATVLFVLKYLLYGTDGTAPAAEGERVCAMAFGPGLTVESALMTRVGGAG; encoded by the coding sequence ATGACCGCTCTGCTCAGATCGCTGCACACCGCCGTTCCACCCACCGTGCTGCATCAGGAGGAGGTGCGTGACGTGCTGGCCGCGCAACCCGGATTGAGCCGGCTGGGCACCCGGTTGGTCACCGCGGCGTTCAACGCCTCGGGCATCGAGCGTAGGCACACGGTCGTGGAGGAATGGCAGGACGGCGGCCGCGGCACCGGCAGCGGTACCGGCACCTTCTTCGACCCCGAGACCGGCCACATCCTCAACCCCAGCACCGGGGTCCGCAACACGGTCTTCACCGACCACGCCAACGACCTCTACGAGCGGGCCGCCCGGGGTGCGCTCGAGGCCTGCCCCGACCTCCGCCCTGAGGACGTCACCCACGTCATCACCGTCTCCTGCACGGGCTTCTTCTCCCCGGGCCCCGACTACCAGCTGGTCCGCCGCCTCGGCCTGGCCGCCACCACCAAGCGCATCCACCTGGGGTTCATGGGCTGCTATGCCGCCATCCCGGCCCTGCGCGAGGCCGCGGCGCTGTGCGAGGCGGACCCGGCCGCCGTCGTGCTGGTGGTCAGTGCCGAGCTGTGCACCGTGCACGTGCGCGTGGCCAATGACCAGGACACCATCGTGGGGGCCTCGCTGTTCTCGGATGGTGCGGGCGCCGCGATCGTGACGGGGGAGACGGCCGAGGACAAAGAGGGAGCGGCCGCCGGCACGAACCGGACGCCGGCCCTGCGGCTGGACGGTTTCGCCACGGTGCTGACGCCGGTGGGGGAGGAGGCCATGGCGTGGAACATCGGCGATCACGGTTTCGAGATGATCCTGGGCACCTATGTCCCGCACATCATCGACGAGCACATCACCGGCGCCCTCGAACCACTGCTGGCCGCCGAACCCGAGCTGGCCGCCCGCCCCTACGCGGAGCTGGAGCACTGGGCCATCCACCCCGGCGGGCGCAGCATCCTGGACAAGGTGCAGGCCCGGCTGGAGCTGACCGACGCCCAGCTCGCACCCGCCCGGGACACCCTGCGGGACTACGGCAACATGTCCAGTGCCACCGTCCTGTTCGTGCTGAAGTACCTGCTGTACGGCACCGACGGCACCGCCCCCGCCGCGGAGGGGGAGCGGGTCTGCGCCATGGCCTTCGGGCCCGGGTTGACCGTGGAGTCGGCCCTGATGACGCGCGTCGGTGGGGCCGGTTGA